AAACTGCCGTAATATAATAAATTTATATATGACAAACTGCCCAAAATAAAGGAGGTTATCCGTATGCTGTTAGTTACAACCGAAAATATCTCGGGAAAAGAGCTTAAACATATAGGCCTTGTAAAAGGATCAACTATACAGACAGTGCATTTCGGAAAGGATATAGGCGCATCGTTTAAAACGCTTATAGGCGGCGAGCTTACAAGCTACAACGAAATGATGGAGGAGGCGCGGGAGATTGCAACGGAAAGGATGATTGATGAGGCTGTACGCCTTAAGGCCGATGCCGTTGTCGGCGTGCGTTATTCCACAAGCAGCGTTATGCAGTCTGCCGCAGAGGTTATGGCATACGGCACGGCGGTTGTTTTCAAATAATAAATAACGGAATATACTAACTCAAAAAGGCACAGCCGCTGTAGGCTGTGCTTTTTTAAAAGAATATCAATGCCAAATTTTTATAATAACTATATATGTAAGTATGGCCAGCATTATAAAAAAAGCGGCTTTTCCGAATATGTTCATTCGATGTCTGTCATAACGGAAATAATTATACAGCAGTACCGCTTCTATTATAACTGTAATTATAAAATAAAACGTAGGGGCAAACTCATTCAATACTTCATTTTTTCCGTCATATATTACTGTTTGCAGTATCATATATGCGAGCGTACTAAGCGGGATAATCCCAAAATATTTATATCTGTTGTTCGATTTCTTATCCATATAAAAACCTCCTTTTATGCTATAGACACGTTAGCTTCAGTTTACAAGAGCGCACACGGTTTTAACGGACGTTAGCGGCGCAATAGCCGTGTTAAAGCCGCTTGCCGTAGGATCCGCTGCGCCTGCATGTCTTTACCTTGCTCTTACGCCGCTAACATCCGTTAAAACTCTCCGACCTGACAAGGAAAAAATTTTTTGCAGTTCAAGGCGCATACGCGCCGACATAGCCGATCATATGGCAAGCGTATGCAACGCAGAAATGCGGAAAATTTTTCCTTGTGATGAGTGTGTGCCCTTATAAACTGAAGCTAATACTTATCCATAAAATATCATATTAGTATTATAGCATAACTGATTTTATATGAAAATACATATTAAGGCTGTCTTTATATTTTAAATTTGATGCAGGCAAACGCCTGAATAAAAAAGTTGAAATAACAAAAACGGATATATCGGCTTAAAAACTCTT
The DNA window shown above is from Anaerotignum faecicola and carries:
- a CDS encoding YbjQ family protein, with translation MLLVTTENISGKELKHIGLVKGSTIQTVHFGKDIGASFKTLIGGELTSYNEMMEEAREIATERMIDEAVRLKADAVVGVRYSTSSVMQSAAEVMAYGTAVVFK